One part of the Zymomonas mobilis subsp. pomaceae ATCC 29192 genome encodes these proteins:
- a CDS encoding AI-2E family transporter, whose translation MTSRPQFFRFIFLAAITALGLWTIRHFWAALIWSVIIAIAFWPLWLRLKNALGPKHEKVLSPTVATITIGITLVLPFLFFGLEIMNDFQAAMHFFQDLKTQDAAPPEWLNKIPFINQNLVNKWHDFFSSNTQDSPSIHLAQVFNGNFINHGRAFGANIARRITTFFFMLMSLFFLFRSGTELQKMSINISRRLMGPDMERFAHQVVLSVRGTLDGLVLVGLGEGVLLGVIYVFTGTPHAVMFGGMTAIAAIIPFCAPIIFSIVAIILVAQGHIGAAITVIISGMVILLVADHVIRPILIGGATRLPFLWVLVGILGGIESFGLLGLFLGPALMAILMMVWRDVADGPDIQNEHAKNVQKDK comes from the coding sequence ATGACTAGTCGGCCACAATTTTTTCGCTTTATATTTCTGGCTGCCATCACAGCCTTAGGCTTGTGGACGATCCGTCATTTTTGGGCAGCGCTTATCTGGAGCGTTATTATTGCAATCGCCTTTTGGCCGCTCTGGCTTAGATTAAAAAATGCTTTGGGTCCTAAACACGAAAAAGTGCTTTCGCCGACTGTAGCGACGATTACTATTGGTATCACCTTGGTGTTGCCGTTTTTGTTTTTTGGATTGGAAATAATGAATGATTTTCAGGCGGCAATGCATTTCTTTCAAGATTTAAAAACACAAGATGCTGCTCCGCCTGAATGGCTTAATAAAATACCTTTTATCAATCAAAATTTAGTCAATAAGTGGCATGATTTCTTCTCGTCAAATACGCAAGACAGCCCGAGTATTCATCTGGCACAAGTATTTAATGGTAATTTCATCAATCATGGACGGGCTTTTGGGGCGAATATTGCCCGCCGCATAACGACCTTCTTTTTTATGTTAATGAGTCTGTTTTTTCTGTTCCGGTCGGGTACTGAATTACAAAAAATGTCTATTAATATCAGTCGGCGCCTCATGGGGCCGGATATGGAACGATTTGCCCATCAAGTTGTCTTATCGGTTCGAGGCACCTTAGACGGTTTAGTCTTAGTGGGTTTGGGCGAAGGCGTGCTTTTAGGGGTTATTTACGTTTTTACAGGCACCCCTCATGCCGTAATGTTTGGAGGAATGACGGCTATTGCGGCGATTATTCCTTTTTGTGCTCCGATTATATTTTCTATCGTCGCTATTATTTTAGTGGCGCAAGGCCATATTGGCGCTGCCATTACAGTGATTATCTCCGGTATGGTCATTCTTTTGGTAGCTGATCATGTTATTCGTCCGATCCTTATTGGTGGTGCTACGCGCCTGCCCTTCTTGTGGGTATTGGTCGGTATTTTGGGAGGTATTGAAAGTTTTGGCTTGTTAGGGTTATTTCTTGGGCCAGCCCTTATGGCTATTTTAATGATGGTTTGGCGAGATGTAGCGGATGGCCCTGATATTCAAAATGAACATGCCAAAAATGTCCAAAAAGACAAATAA
- the fliS gene encoding flagellar export chaperone FliS yields the protein MSYAPFSRAAARYRDVDLDSKVMNATPHGLISLLYEELIREFNVYRSALEQQDRERRYTAQQKIFNIIGNLESSLNFEKGGDVARSLFHSYAYIRQRFAQTLRTLDPEPLTEARKAVAELLSAWNEIGSQ from the coding sequence ATGAGTTATGCTCCTTTTTCACGGGCTGCGGCTCGCTATCGGGACGTAGATCTCGATTCAAAGGTAATGAATGCGACACCGCACGGATTGATCTCTTTGCTCTATGAAGAGTTGATCCGTGAGTTTAACGTTTATAGGTCAGCCTTAGAACAACAGGATCGTGAACGACGTTACACAGCACAGCAAAAAATTTTTAATATTATCGGTAATCTCGAGAGCTCCCTTAATTTTGAAAAAGGGGGCGATGTCGCTAGAAGTTTGTTTCATAGCTATGCCTATATTCGACAACGATTTGCCCAAACTTTGCGTACTCTTGATCCAGAGCCTCTTACCGAAGCCCGTAAGGCGGTTGCAGAGCTTTTATCAGCTTGGAATGAAATAGGTAGCCAATAG
- the fliD gene encoding flagellar filament capping protein FliD — protein sequence MTSSTTGVTSTSTSTAATTSTSAALSSILTTLGAGSGLDTSNLVDELVTATQAPQQATLDTASTKNTNQISALGTITSDLSTLNTSLSSLISGGSLLTQPTVSDSSVLTATAQTGSRLSNLSGSIVVKQLAQAETVSSASYDANKTFSAGSLTFTNSYGSATVSIDAGSSLTDVATAINKKQAGFTATVLTQSSGSQQLMITGNTGAAYAYSVTGSDGLSDINYDSSSNSGSMTANVVAQDAKLSYNNVDVTRSSNSFSDLISGVSITLKSTSSQAVTLGSERQTSNVRQAVLNFVDAYNELYSDISTNTAVSSSSSSSTSASGVLANDAGVRTLKNSLNSMINQKLSSNGTYSTLGEIGVAINRDGTLTANTTQLDAALANDPDSVEALFNPTQSTSNSAVSITSSVGKVTPGTYSLTDVTYDSTGNLTGAKLNGKAMLVSGSSLIASSDSPAVGLVLKISGSSVTNSTISIDAGVGGAVNQLYTQMTATGGALTASENTYNKVAANITKQETALSSKMDDYRTRLSSQFTAMNTAVSGYKSTLSFLKQQIALWTNSDSDS from the coding sequence ATGACGAGTTCAACTACCGGCGTAACTTCTACGTCTACCTCAACTGCGGCAACGACATCTACGTCGGCGGCACTTTCGTCAATCCTGACAACTTTAGGCGCTGGTTCAGGACTTGATACCTCGAATTTGGTAGATGAACTTGTCACGGCTACCCAAGCACCCCAGCAGGCAACTCTTGATACAGCGAGTACCAAGAATACTAATCAGATATCCGCTTTAGGGACGATCACTTCGGATCTTAGTACCTTGAATACGTCGCTCTCTTCCTTGATTAGCGGTGGTTCTCTTTTAACGCAGCCTACGGTTTCAGATAGCTCTGTCTTAACCGCAACTGCGCAAACCGGCTCACGATTAAGTAATCTTTCCGGCTCTATTGTCGTAAAGCAGTTAGCTCAGGCTGAAACGGTTAGTAGTGCTTCTTATGATGCTAATAAAACTTTTTCTGCGGGTTCGCTGACCTTTACCAATAGCTATGGTAGTGCCACCGTTTCAATTGATGCGGGATCTTCTTTGACGGATGTTGCCACTGCGATCAACAAAAAGCAGGCTGGTTTTACGGCTACTGTTTTGACCCAGTCATCAGGCAGCCAGCAGTTAATGATTACTGGAAATACAGGGGCAGCTTATGCCTATAGTGTCACTGGTTCTGACGGTCTGTCTGATATAAATTATGATAGCAGTTCTAATTCGGGCAGTATGACGGCTAATGTGGTCGCGCAAGACGCGAAATTATCTTATAATAATGTCGATGTAACGCGTAGTTCCAATAGTTTCAGTGATTTGATCAGTGGCGTCAGTATCACTTTAAAATCAACGTCTTCTCAGGCTGTTACTCTGGGTTCCGAGCGTCAGACAAGTAATGTTCGTCAGGCAGTGCTGAATTTTGTTGACGCTTACAACGAACTTTATTCAGATATTAGCACCAATACAGCTGTTAGCTCTTCTTCAAGTAGTTCGACTTCTGCTTCTGGGGTACTAGCGAATGATGCGGGGGTGCGAACCCTTAAAAATTCGCTCAACAGCATGATCAATCAAAAGCTGTCTTCTAATGGGACTTATTCTACCTTAGGTGAAATCGGCGTCGCTATTAATCGTGATGGGACATTGACGGCCAATACGACCCAGCTGGATGCTGCCTTGGCGAATGATCCTGATTCTGTGGAAGCCTTATTCAATCCAACCCAAAGTACGAGTAATTCGGCGGTTTCTATTACAAGTAGCGTTGGCAAGGTAACGCCGGGAACCTACTCCCTTACCGATGTAACCTATGACAGTACGGGTAACCTTACCGGCGCAAAATTAAACGGTAAAGCAATGCTGGTTTCAGGCAGCAGTCTTATCGCTTCTTCAGATTCGCCAGCTGTTGGTCTTGTTCTAAAAATAAGCGGTAGTAGCGTTACCAATTCCACTATTTCTATTGATGCGGGGGTAGGTGGAGCGGTTAACCAGCTTTATACGCAAATGACGGCTACGGGTGGTGCTTTGACAGCCAGTGAAAACACTTATAATAAAGTGGCAGCGAATATTACCAAACAAGAAACCGCTCTATCGTCAAAGATGGATGACTATCGCACCCGATTAAGTTCTCAATTTACGGCTATGAATACAGCCGTTTCAGGTTATAAATCGACTCTAAGCTTTTTGAAGCAGCAAATTGCCTTGTGGACAAACAGTGACAGCGACAGTTAA
- the flhB gene encoding flagellar type III secretion system protein FlhB: MADSEVEQDQKTEAPTQKRLREVSEKGDVLQSKELTIAFAMLAALAWFLMISHTMFHDLTIMLKMGLTFSHDTITRFDPFTLFKRLIACIILPFSMLFLLISVAAIAAPAILGSLGFRWEALNFKPERLNPFTGFMRIFGLQGLVELGKSLLKTLLIGSLGLWILWQRLPLIIGLGRHDLKAAVSELGNIFLLLVLVMSLALAAVAVIDVPIQIIRRNRRLRMSKQEIKDENKQTEGSPEIKAAIRQRQIAVFRASNRKAVQESTVVIANPTHFAVALRYKTGEDIAPIVMARGADELALALREMAEESKVPILHYPLLARALYFTSKSGELIREELYKAVASILAFIFRLNAGEPGLVPPVVDIPEEVRFNEEGQPEKRPKTEPDKKEKL; encoded by the coding sequence ATGGCGGATAGTGAGGTTGAACAAGACCAAAAAACCGAGGCACCAACCCAAAAACGGTTACGGGAAGTATCCGAAAAAGGGGATGTCCTTCAATCAAAAGAATTAACGATTGCTTTTGCTATGCTGGCCGCTTTGGCCTGGTTTCTGATGATTAGTCACACGATGTTCCATGATCTCACTATCATGCTGAAAATGGGACTTACTTTTAGCCATGATACAATTACGCGGTTTGATCCCTTCACGCTTTTTAAACGTTTGATTGCCTGTATTATATTACCTTTTTCGATGTTGTTTTTGCTGATTTCGGTGGCTGCGATTGCTGCGCCTGCTATTTTAGGTTCTTTAGGTTTTCGCTGGGAAGCTTTAAATTTTAAGCCTGAAAGGTTAAATCCTTTTACCGGATTTATGCGAATTTTCGGGTTGCAAGGTCTGGTCGAACTCGGAAAATCTTTATTAAAAACCTTACTGATTGGTAGCTTGGGTCTATGGATTTTATGGCAACGGCTTCCTCTTATTATAGGTTTAGGTCGTCATGATTTGAAGGCGGCTGTCTCTGAATTAGGCAATATCTTTCTATTACTTGTTCTGGTCATGTCACTGGCCTTGGCCGCTGTTGCCGTTATTGATGTTCCAATCCAGATTATTCGGCGGAATCGCCGTTTAAGAATGAGTAAACAAGAAATTAAGGATGAAAACAAACAAACAGAAGGGTCACCCGAAATAAAGGCAGCAATCCGCCAAAGACAAATTGCGGTATTTCGTGCATCCAATCGTAAGGCTGTTCAGGAATCGACCGTCGTTATTGCTAACCCAACGCATTTTGCGGTCGCTTTACGCTATAAAACAGGGGAAGATATTGCACCGATAGTTATGGCTCGGGGCGCTGATGAATTAGCGCTTGCCTTGCGTGAAATGGCTGAGGAAAGTAAAGTTCCGATCCTGCATTATCCCCTTTTAGCTCGTGCGCTTTATTTTACTTCAAAATCTGGTGAACTGATAAGAGAAGAATTATACAAGGCAGTGGCTTCTATTCTGGCCTTTATTTTTCGTCTTAATGCGGGTGAACCGGGGCTAGTGCCGCCCGTTGTGGATATACCTGAAGAAGTCCGGTTCAATGAGGAAGGACAACCCGAAAAAAGACCCAAAACGGAGCCTGATAAAAAGGAGAAGCTTTGA
- the fliR gene encoding flagellar biosynthetic protein FliR gives MIPAHLAEIENYLWIWLVALLRPGAAFVAAPLLGANVFPVTVRIMLALAVGLPAVMDAHLILPDSGLLSFTGFFLVAGEIVTGIAIGFAVQIGYSAGYCTSELIGNAMGLGFASMIDPVNGSNSNVLTQIFTILGAFFFLAADGHLLLIRIIVESYQTMPVGGPGLDGRLFLKLTQFGGQLFSIGMLIALPVTFSIILVQIMMGFLSRTAPALNLFAVGMPMALLIGFLLLAVTAPMISEGFMDAIRAGLDMADQLAKTGATHGG, from the coding sequence ATGATTCCGGCACATTTAGCAGAGATCGAAAATTATCTCTGGATATGGCTGGTGGCGTTATTAAGACCGGGCGCTGCCTTTGTGGCGGCGCCGTTATTGGGCGCTAATGTTTTTCCTGTCACTGTTCGAATTATGCTGGCTCTAGCTGTAGGATTACCTGCTGTAATGGATGCCCATCTGATTTTACCGGATTCCGGCCTGTTATCTTTTACTGGCTTTTTCTTGGTTGCAGGGGAGATCGTTACGGGGATCGCTATCGGTTTTGCCGTTCAGATCGGTTACTCTGCCGGTTATTGTACCAGTGAACTTATAGGTAATGCTATGGGACTTGGATTTGCTTCTATGATCGATCCCGTCAATGGAAGCAATTCTAACGTCTTAACCCAAATATTCACTATTTTAGGGGCTTTTTTCTTTTTGGCAGCCGATGGCCATCTTCTTTTAATACGTATCATTGTTGAAAGCTATCAGACGATGCCCGTTGGCGGCCCTGGCCTTGATGGGCGCTTGTTTTTGAAGTTAACCCAATTCGGTGGGCAGCTTTTTTCTATAGGCATGCTTATCGCGTTGCCGGTTACTTTTTCTATTATTCTTGTTCAGATTATGATGGGATTTTTATCCCGCACAGCGCCTGCACTTAACCTTTTTGCAGTGGGTATGCCCATGGCGCTTTTAATAGGTTTTCTCCTACTGGCGGTTACGGCTCCGATGATCAGCGAGGGCTTCATGGATGCCATCCGTGCGGGTTTGGACATGGCGGACCAGTTAGCAAAGACAGGGGCCACCCATGGCGGATAG
- a CDS encoding flagellar biosynthetic protein FliQ, giving the protein MTDPDYFIGVAQQAMWIAALAIAPILIPALIVGLLIGMVQAATSLNEQILSFLPKLIVIALVLALFGGSIFGLIVDFMHETYGRIPDLMR; this is encoded by the coding sequence ATGACCGATCCCGATTATTTCATCGGTGTTGCGCAACAAGCAATGTGGATAGCCGCCTTAGCTATTGCGCCTATTCTCATCCCTGCTTTGATAGTGGGCCTACTGATCGGTATGGTGCAAGCCGCCACCTCTCTTAATGAGCAAATATTAAGCTTTTTACCCAAGCTGATTGTTATCGCGCTTGTGTTAGCTCTGTTTGGTGGCAGTATTTTTGGGCTGATCGTTGATTTTATGCACGAAACTTACGGTCGGATTCCGGATTTAATGCGATGA
- the fliP gene encoding flagellar type III secretion system pore protein FliP (The bacterial flagellar biogenesis protein FliP forms a type III secretion system (T3SS)-type pore required for flagellar assembly.) yields the protein MAGVQDSSLLPSSTLALEPHGTLRQKSGVFKWGLRFLIPLGLLCSSVAVAQHAPITSHAAAAPAASSPERPSAPTPPVPPAGSNTGASNTSAALSRSMNTFLNNGRPLTLSLQILILMTLMTVLPSIILMMTSFTRIIIVLSLLRQAIGLQQTPPNQVLIGLALFLSLFVMRPVLDEINTTAFSPYGKGEIQIEEAIMRSGNALHGFMTKQTRKADLQLFTDLAHHPRYENAESIPFTVLVPSFVTSELKTAFEIGFLIFLLFIIIDIVVACTLTALGMMMLSPQIISAPFKLLLFIMVDGWTLTVGSLASSFVQ from the coding sequence ATGGCCGGTGTTCAAGATTCGTCTCTATTACCGTCTTCCACGCTAGCCTTAGAGCCTCATGGCACGCTGAGACAGAAATCGGGTGTTTTTAAATGGGGATTACGCTTTCTTATCCCTTTAGGGCTGCTGTGCTCCTCTGTCGCTGTCGCACAACATGCACCGATAACATCCCACGCGGCCGCAGCACCGGCGGCCTCCTCGCCTGAAAGGCCTTCTGCACCAACACCCCCAGTGCCTCCTGCGGGATCTAATACCGGTGCCAGCAATACCAGTGCCGCTTTAAGTCGAAGTATGAATACCTTCCTCAATAATGGAAGGCCGTTAACGTTATCTTTGCAAATTCTGATTTTGATGACTTTAATGACGGTTCTGCCGTCTATTATTCTGATGATGACGAGTTTTACGCGTATTATTATTGTGCTGTCATTATTACGTCAGGCTATTGGATTACAACAAACGCCCCCAAATCAGGTATTGATCGGATTGGCTTTATTTTTGTCGCTTTTTGTGATGCGGCCTGTTTTGGATGAGATCAATACCACCGCTTTTTCACCCTATGGGAAAGGCGAAATCCAGATTGAAGAAGCTATTATGCGTTCGGGTAATGCCTTGCATGGCTTTATGACGAAGCAGACTAGAAAGGCAGATTTACAGCTATTTACGGATCTTGCCCATCATCCTCGTTATGAAAATGCAGAATCTATTCCTTTCACAGTCTTGGTGCCTTCTTTTGTAACAAGTGAGTTAAAGACTGCTTTTGAGATTGGGTTTCTAATATTTCTACTCTTTATTATCATTGATATTGTGGTGGCCTGCACGTTAACGGCCTTGGGCATGATGATGCTCTCTCCGCAAATTATTTCAGCGCCCTTTAAATTGTTGTTGTTTATAATGGTGGATGGCTGGACATTAACGGTAGGCTCTCTTGCGAGTTCGTTTGTCCAATGA
- the fliO gene encoding flagellar biosynthetic protein FliO — protein sequence MIGGYLLHMMIPLAIVTGLIILTIWLLKRFNLLPALQPVDPKESRTIKLVETLPIGRRQQLTVVEFAHKRLLLAITDNTVTCLSETDAPPPFSLPETSEGEDLI from the coding sequence ATGATCGGGGGTTATCTTCTCCATATGATGATCCCGTTAGCGATTGTTACGGGACTGATCATACTGACGATATGGCTGTTAAAACGCTTTAACCTGTTGCCCGCTTTACAGCCTGTCGATCCCAAGGAAAGTCGAACCATTAAATTGGTTGAAACCCTTCCTATCGGTCGGCGTCAGCAGTTAACCGTCGTTGAATTTGCTCATAAAAGATTGTTGCTCGCCATAACGGATAATACTGTTACCTGTTTATCGGAAACTGATGCACCGCCTCCGTTTTCTTTACCCGAGACTTCCGAAGGGGAGGATCTAATCTGA
- the fliN gene encoding flagellar motor switch protein FliN, with the protein MSDDSSGNGSKTAKSKRAKDLGLLSDIPVKMSLEVGSTSLSLAELLDLAEGSIVELDRQANELLDVVVNGKLIAKGEVVTVNGRFGVRVVDVVSTENNSAEDD; encoded by the coding sequence ATGAGTGATGATTCATCTGGTAATGGCTCTAAAACTGCGAAATCTAAGCGTGCGAAGGATCTTGGCCTTCTATCGGACATTCCTGTAAAAATGTCGCTTGAAGTGGGCTCAACTTCGTTGTCTCTCGCTGAATTACTAGATCTTGCAGAAGGCAGCATTGTCGAATTAGATCGTCAGGCTAATGAATTATTAGATGTGGTCGTGAATGGTAAGCTAATCGCTAAAGGCGAAGTTGTCACCGTAAATGGCCGTTTCGGGGTGCGCGTTGTCGATGTCGTATCTACAGAAAATAACTCCGCAGAGGATGATTAA
- a CDS encoding flagellar motor switch protein FliM: MSKASSSKKDQDEATSLSGAEMDALLAELGGDTPDEDSEKEHDTFVFGQETLNPIVRMAGLERIAEKLARRLRLIIEPFARARTQVTVDGVDIHHFEKWRRDLPEFVSISLYRLAPLKGGTMIVMDPQFITGLVDAFYGGTGIVTPSRAKEFTPAEERLLARLSDTIAESVVEAWSDVVQLKAQFLSRENNGAYVTMIRNDEAVVVQRFTIVPGNGRAARISIVYPRATLRPFEMHLETKVHDDAGPADENWTKRMRLAVAGIPIPVKTILARPKITMGQLKNLKVGDIIPITLPEHLPLLAGNKKIAYGSIGDRDGKAALLIEKIEQEPEI; encoded by the coding sequence ATGAGTAAAGCATCCAGTTCCAAAAAAGATCAGGACGAGGCAACCTCTTTATCCGGCGCCGAAATGGATGCCTTATTGGCAGAGCTGGGCGGCGATACACCGGATGAAGATTCCGAAAAGGAACATGACACCTTTGTTTTCGGGCAGGAAACGCTCAATCCTATTGTCCGTATGGCAGGGCTGGAACGCATTGCTGAAAAATTGGCACGCCGTTTACGCCTGATTATCGAACCCTTTGCGCGTGCTCGAACACAAGTCACGGTTGATGGTGTCGACATCCATCATTTTGAAAAATGGCGGCGTGATTTACCTGAATTTGTGAGTATCAGCCTATATCGTCTGGCCCCTTTAAAAGGGGGCACCATGATCGTTATGGACCCTCAATTTATTACAGGACTGGTCGATGCCTTTTACGGAGGGACAGGTATTGTCACGCCGTCTCGGGCCAAAGAATTTACGCCTGCGGAAGAAAGGTTGCTTGCTCGTCTTTCTGATACCATCGCTGAAAGTGTTGTGGAAGCATGGTCCGATGTTGTCCAATTGAAGGCACAATTTCTTTCCCGTGAAAATAACGGCGCCTATGTCACCATGATCCGAAATGATGAAGCGGTCGTTGTACAGCGCTTTACAATTGTGCCGGGGAATGGTCGTGCAGCACGTATTTCTATTGTTTATCCTCGGGCAACGCTGCGTCCTTTTGAAATGCACCTTGAAACGAAAGTGCATGATGATGCCGGACCTGCTGATGAAAACTGGACAAAACGGATGCGTTTGGCCGTTGCAGGTATTCCTATTCCGGTAAAGACTATTCTTGCGCGCCCTAAAATTACGATGGGGCAGTTAAAAAATCTAAAGGTCGGGGATATTATTCCGATCACCTTACCCGAACATTTGCCGTTGTTAGCGGGCAATAAAAAGATTGCCTATGGCAGCATCGGAGATCGGGATGGGAAAGCGGCCTTATTGATAGAAAAAATTGAACAGGAACCTGAAATATGA
- a CDS encoding flagellar basal body-associated FliL family protein: MSEDDAKLPKKGGLLKSIVKILILALLAIGLVAGGSVAGGYFLPRYIPAIFAPASSGNNKANQSKVDENLPKKVPLDEKDASSGQFKASYYAFDKPFISNVQNSSNLVQIGIGVATYYDERVINNIKKDELPIRSAILMTISNQDNQTISTEAGKKQLQNQIKDVINGVLKDKEGFGGVDSIYFTSFLIQ, encoded by the coding sequence GTGAGCGAAGATGACGCGAAACTGCCGAAAAAAGGCGGTTTATTGAAATCGATAGTTAAAATACTGATTTTAGCGCTTCTTGCTATCGGGCTTGTTGCAGGTGGTAGTGTGGCGGGGGGATATTTCTTGCCGCGATATATACCGGCTATATTTGCACCGGCTTCAAGTGGCAACAATAAGGCTAATCAGTCAAAAGTTGATGAAAACTTGCCGAAAAAAGTGCCGCTTGATGAAAAGGATGCCTCTTCCGGTCAGTTCAAAGCCAGCTATTATGCTTTTGATAAGCCTTTCATTTCTAATGTCCAAAATAGCAGTAATCTAGTACAGATCGGTATCGGGGTTGCTACTTATTATGATGAGAGAGTAATTAATAATATCAAGAAGGATGAATTACCTATTCGTTCTGCTATTTTGATGACGATCTCTAATCAGGATAATCAGACTATCTCAACTGAGGCCGGTAAAAAGCAGCTCCAAAATCAGATAAAAGATGTCATTAACGGCGTTCTTAAAGACAAAGAAGGCTTTGGTGGCGTGGATAGCATCTACTTTACGAGTTTTCTTATCCAATGA